A region from the Panicum hallii strain FIL2 chromosome 1, PHallii_v3.1, whole genome shotgun sequence genome encodes:
- the LOC112872930 gene encoding MACPF domain-containing protein At4g24290-like has translation MEVGEEAVRALGAGFDLTSDFRLRFAKAGAGRRLVELGGETRDVPLPGGAGATLRGVPLDVGVDKGDRIRFRSDVLEFNQMSELLNQKSSVQGKVPSGYFNALYELSGAWLTDARETKHLAFDGYFISLYNLHLKASPLVLRDEVKKAVPSKWDPVALAWFIKTYGTHIIIEMAIGGQDVICVKQSHSSTVSTADLKLHMEDLGDFLFSDGKGHSPIHRKTKSKVPDVFVRIVQQPNNLHLSSYSETSTKDGLTVTCSKRGGEVYIQNHSKWLQTVPKKPDAIMFKFVPITSLLTGIPGSGYLSHAINLYLRYKPDLQDLQYFLEFQVPLQWAPMFNELVLGPQKRKGSYPSMQFRFLGPKLHVSTSQVSSSQKPIVGLRLYLEGRKCNRLAIHVQHLSSAPSMLVDSMASSMSEWRESEDTDPGYIEAIQWKNYSCVCTSAVKYNPEWHKRAPGGVFVITGAQLVTKGTWSKKVLHLRLLYTHIPNCTIQRTEWTRAPAASQKGSFLTTISTTLSSPFTQRDAHQHAPRHEPAQLNSGVYPDGPPVPLRSRKLLKFVDMSEVVKGPHDVPGHWLVIAAKLVKEGGKIGLHVKFALLGYDGQQSSQGDSFAS, from the exons ATGGAAGTCGGAGAGGAGGCGGTGCGGGCGCTGGGCGCGGGGTTCGACCTCACGTCCGACTTCCGCCTGCGCTTCGCCAaggccggcgcggggcggcgcctgGTGGAGCTCGGCGGGGAGACCAGGGACGTGCCGCTcccgggcggcgccggggccaCGCTCCGCGGGGTGCCGCTCGACGTCGGCGTCGACAAGGGCGACCGCATCCGCTTCCGCTCCGACGTGCTCGAGTTCAACCAG ATGTCAGAATTACTTAATCAGAAATCTTCAGTCCAAGGGAAAGTTCCTTCAGGCTATTTTAATGCCCTTTATGAACTAAGTGGAGCATGGTTGACTGATGCCAGAGAAACTAAGCATCTAGCATTTGACGGATATTTCATTTCCTTGTACAACCTGCACCTAAAAGCTTCTCCGTTAGTTCTTCGAGATGAAGTCAAAAAGGCTGTTCCATCCAAGTGGGATCCTGTTGCATTAGCCTG GTTTATCAAAACTTATGGGACACATATAATTATTGAAATGGCAATCGGAGGTCAGGATGTTATATGTGTTAAACAAAGTCATTCCTCAACCGTTTCAACTGCTGATTTAAAGCTGCATATGGAGGATCTTGGTGATTTTTTATTTTCTGATGGGAAGGGCCACTCCCCAATACATCGCAAGACAAAGAGCAAG GTGCCTGATGTTTTTGTCAGAATAGTGCAGCAACCTAATAACCTGCACCTCTCTAGCTACTCTGAAACATCAACCAAGGAT GGCCTGACAGTTACATGTTCAAAGAGGGGAGGAGAAGTATACATACAAAACCACTCCAAATGGCTGCAAACAGTGCCAAAGAAACCTGATGCTATTATGTTCAAATTTGTCCCTATCACTTCTCTTCTTACTGGTATTCCTGGTAGTGGTTACCTCAGCCATGCCATCAATTTATATCTTCGCT ATAAACCTGATCTTCAAGACTTGCAATATTTCTTGGAGTTTCAAGTGCCTCTACAATGGGCACCTATGTTCAATGAGCTTGTCCTTGGGCCTCAAAAGAGAAAAGGGTCCTACCCTTCCATGCAGTTCAGATTTCTCGGTCCCAAACTCCATGTTAGCACCTCTCAG GTGTCTAGTTCTCAGAAACCCATAGTTGGCCTACGGCTATACCTGGAGGGCAGGAAGTGCAACCGGCTGGCCATCCATGTCCAGCACCTGTCAAGTGCCCCAAGCATGCTGGTTGACTCCATGGCATCTTCAATGTCAGAGTGGCGCGAATCTGAAGACACCGACCCAGGCTACATCGAAGCCATCCAGTGGAAGAACTACTCGTGCGTCTGCACCTCTGCCGTCAAGTACAACCCGGAGTGGCACAAGCGAGCCCCGGGCGGCGTCTTCGTCATCACCGGCGCCCAGCTGGTCACCAAGGGGACCTGGTCCAAGAAGGTCCTCCATCTCCGCCTCCTTTACACCCACATCCCCAACTGCACCATCCAGAGGACCGAGTGGACGAGGGCTCCGGCGGCGTCCCAGAAGGGGAGCTTCCTGACGACCATCAGCACGACCCTGAGCTCCCCCTTCACGCAGCGCGATGCCCACCAGCACGCGCCGAGGCACGAGCCGGCGCAGCTCAACTCCGGCGTCTACCCCGacgggccgccggtgccgctccGGTCCCGGAAGCTCCTCAAGTTCGTGGACATGTCGGAGGTTGTGAAGGGCCCGCACGACGTCCCGGGGCACTGGTTGGTGATCGCCGCGAAGCTCGTGAAGGAGGGAGGGAAGATCGGGCTCCACGTGAAGTTCGCGCTGCTGGGCTATGATGGGCAGCAGTCGTCGCAGGGTGACAGCTTCGCGAGCTGA